A stretch of the Arachis stenosperma cultivar V10309 chromosome 6, arast.V10309.gnm1.PFL2, whole genome shotgun sequence genome encodes the following:
- the LOC130932925 gene encoding uncharacterized protein LOC130932925, whose product MQELQSSTHASHDFQSERQPNNHTTDAAVTDSGSASATANDSKKVSRQDIELVQNLIERCLQLYMNKDEVVKTLLTRAKIDPGFTTLVWQKLEEENADFFRTYYIRLKLKKQILMFNHLLEHQYHLMKSSLPAKAPLAPIQNGVHPMSVNNLPMGYPVLQQPPLPAAGQPHLDSMGGAISGHVVNGVPAPSNYHSIRTNSANGSSMSEMPLSPASVASSGRFPFSASDISGMCTDAAALDTAFTSDVASSVGLQLAPDNVNGVSRSLDQIQWNFSLSDLTADLSNLGDLEALGNYPGSPFMQSDSDILLESSDQKDIVDEFFVTSEPQGSQSDEERA is encoded by the exons ATGCAAGAATTGCAATCCTCAACACATGCTTCTCACGACTTCCAAAGTGAACGACAACCGAACAATCACACAACTGATGCTGCCGTTACGGATTCAGGATCAGCATCTGCTACAGCTAATGACAGCAAGAAAGTTTCACGCCAAGACATTGAGCTT GTGCAGAATTTGATAGAAAGGTGCCTACaattatatatgaataaagATGAAGTTGTGAAAACACTTTTGACCAGAGCAAAGATAGATCCTGGATTTACAACTCTAG TATGGCAGAAGCTGGAAGAAGAGAATGCTGATTTCTTTAGGACCTATTATATCAGGCtaaaattgaaaaagcaaaTACTTATGTTCAATCATTTGCTTGAGCATCAATATCATCTGATGAAGTCTTCTTTACCTGCAAAGGCTCCATTGGCTCCTATACAAAATGGAGTACATCCAATGTCCG TCAACAACCTCCCTATGGGATACCCAGTACTACAGCAGCCTCCCCTTCCTGCAGCTGGCCAACCACATCTTGACTCCATGGGTGGTGCCATATCAGGTCATGTTGTTAATGGAGTCCCTGCACCAAGCAACTATCATTCAATTAGGACAAATTCTGCTAATGG GTCGTCCATGTCAGAAATGCCACTGAGCCCCGCATCAGTAGCATCCAGTGGCCGTTTCCCCTTCTCTGCATCAGACATATCAGGAATGTGCACAGATGCAGCTGCTCTTGATACGGCATTTACATCAGATGTGGCAAGTTCTGTAGGACTGCAACTTGCACCAGATAATGTCAATGGAGTTTCCAGATCTCTAGATCAAATTCAGTGGAATTTTAGCCTATCTGATTTAACAGCAGATTTGTCGAACTTGGGAG ATCTAGAAGCTCTAGGAAACTATCCTGGTTCACCATTTATGCAGTCTGATTCAGATATTTTGCTTGAATCTTCGGATCAAAAGGACATAG TGGATGAATTCTTTGTTACTTCTGAGCCCCAAGGCTCTCAGTCAGATGAGGAGAGAGCTTAA